One genomic window of Candidatus Marimicrobium litorale includes the following:
- a CDS encoding DarT1-associated NADAR antitoxin family protein yields the protein MAERPVYMPDYRSELLVETRFVEFTWHPGMAPSQKMKSVEELHHAAVEAGVCCRPLEISSKSAEELGIELSAFNLSVKTEKQGREFTVETAFQASKVFKNGGPFKELLYGSSLAAKKDPRLKQSGSLIRFEFFGDSWALEPKTAFYDWLYLNALRKNKGAIEKLDDYDSFTDIEFNPKKSINCQAHSVALFKSLNGRGLLDDALESQESFLEVVGGRPVNNANENTLVQSSLF from the coding sequence ATGGCGGAACGACCTGTTTACATGCCAGACTATAGATCTGAGTTGCTCGTTGAAACCAGATTCGTCGAGTTTACTTGGCATCCCGGGATGGCACCATCACAAAAAATGAAATCCGTAGAAGAGCTGCATCATGCCGCAGTAGAAGCAGGAGTTTGTTGCCGCCCACTTGAAATTTCTAGTAAGTCTGCTGAAGAGCTTGGAATAGAATTAAGCGCGTTTAACCTATCTGTAAAAACAGAGAAGCAAGGGCGCGAGTTCACCGTAGAAACAGCTTTTCAAGCAAGTAAAGTATTTAAAAATGGAGGGCCATTTAAAGAACTACTTTATGGGTCTTCACTTGCAGCCAAAAAAGACCCAAGACTTAAACAGTCTGGCAGTCTTATTAGATTTGAGTTTTTTGGCGACAGCTGGGCTTTAGAGCCAAAGACTGCATTTTATGATTGGCTTTACTTGAACGCTTTGCGGAAGAACAAAGGGGCTATCGAAAAATTAGATGACTATGATTCATTTACAGATATTGAATTCAACCCAAAAAAATCTATTAACTGCCAAGCGCACTCGGTTGCACTTTTTAAGTCACTCAATGGTAGGGGTTTACTAGATGACGCACTAGAAAGTCAGGAATCTTTTCTGGAGGTTGTTGGTGGAAGGCCTGTAAACAACGCAAATGAAAATACTCTCGTTCAAAGCAGCTTGTTTTAG
- a CDS encoding DarT ssDNA thymidine ADP-ribosyltransferase family protein, whose protein sequence is MNLAFHRDLKKLILRAFSGEQFQPEQIAQSLIKAQRRPCGKQDAAEFKEWLANRGIQRLVHFTELKNVPYIARYGLIPREYLEQEVVKMALGAGFSDAQRSDGMREYNCLSLTSPNYRMFYKKRTEQKQRRWAVIEFNPEVLTEFFFQFTPTNAASGCLPEAGIKGAENMFELPQLRKTLGLEPPETTDPQAEALCDSILPMRAIKNIFVDNKEDADWLVAHEVAAVIERHWFKPRRDYSYWRGN, encoded by the coding sequence ATGAACCTTGCATTTCACCGTGACTTAAAAAAACTGATACTTCGAGCGTTTAGTGGTGAGCAGTTTCAACCAGAACAAATTGCTCAGAGCCTAATAAAAGCACAGCGTCGGCCATGTGGTAAACAGGATGCAGCTGAATTCAAAGAGTGGCTTGCCAACCGTGGCATCCAGAGGCTTGTGCATTTTACAGAGCTGAAAAATGTGCCGTATATTGCTCGATATGGCCTCATTCCCAGAGAGTATCTAGAGCAAGAAGTAGTGAAAATGGCACTTGGAGCCGGTTTTTCAGATGCCCAGCGAAGTGATGGCATGCGTGAATACAATTGCCTGTCATTGACATCTCCCAATTATCGTATGTTTTACAAAAAACGCACCGAACAAAAGCAACGCCGCTGGGCAGTAATCGAGTTCAATCCGGAGGTGCTAACTGAATTTTTCTTTCAATTCACGCCCACTAACGCTGCAAGCGGTTGTTTGCCCGAGGCGGGTATCAAAGGGGCCGAAAACATGTTTGAGTTGCCGCAACTTCGAAAAACCTTGGGCCTGGAACCACCGGAAACCACTGATCCTCAAGCAGAGGCACTCTGTGACAGTATTCTGCCTATGCGTGCCATCAAAAACATCTTTGTGGACAATAAAGAAGATGCAGATTGGCTCGTAGCACACGAAGTCGCAGCTGTCATTGAACGCCATTGGTTTAAACCTCGGCGAGATTATTCCTATTGGAGAGGCAATTGA
- a CDS encoding HEPN domain-containing protein: MDYEALKTRQRAERDKYPVNLGVRVHRALSWLNRAEQCEDEDARFVFLWIAFNAAYANEIADRDRDPEQKVFGQFLKKLVDLDQSDVLYNLIWTEFSKSIRVLLDNQFVYQPFWDFHNGVVEEGEWKTQFERAKVAANKALGAHNTNAVLSIVLSRMYTLRNQLIHGGATWNSSVNREQLRDCSAFLGKLVPFIIQLMMDNPNTLWGDAAYPVMDAS; encoded by the coding sequence TTGGACTACGAAGCACTTAAAACTCGTCAACGAGCGGAGCGTGACAAATACCCCGTCAACCTGGGCGTGCGCGTCCATCGGGCCCTCAGCTGGTTAAACCGCGCTGAACAGTGCGAGGATGAGGATGCCCGCTTTGTTTTTCTGTGGATTGCCTTCAACGCGGCCTATGCCAATGAAATTGCTGATCGGGATAGAGATCCTGAGCAAAAAGTATTTGGCCAATTCCTGAAAAAACTGGTCGATTTGGATCAGAGCGACGTTCTTTACAACTTAATCTGGACGGAGTTTTCCAAGTCGATCCGTGTCTTGCTGGATAACCAGTTCGTGTACCAGCCGTTTTGGGATTTCCACAATGGTGTAGTAGAAGAGGGCGAGTGGAAGACGCAATTTGAGCGCGCCAAGGTCGCAGCCAATAAAGCCTTGGGGGCGCACAATACCAATGCGGTGCTCTCTATAGTGCTCTCGCGAATGTACACCCTGCGCAATCAATTGATCCATGGTGGGGCAACCTGGAATAGCAGCGTTAATCGAGAGCAGTTACGTGATTGCTCCGCCTTCCTAGGCAAACTGGTGCCCTTCATCATTCAGCTAATGATGGATAACCCCAATACCTTGTGGGGCGATGCCGCCTATCCGGTGATGGACGCTTCATAG
- a CDS encoding OmpA/MotB family protein has translation MTWRDNHQDGEHEEESFFVSMSDIMVGLLFIFIILVVFFVLQVRIEVEKFEDLTAECSADEDETSEGDVLGAYRTKVGNQRTEILEGLKSFFAREGFTEIEIDTSNGVLRFPDGVLFGSGQYEFEEGTRTDAAVVTLANALAEVLPCSVLSKNGVPFKARDLCEHEVTEFSNSNNAFVEAVYIEGHTDNDAILPGGLRGDANIDSNLKLSARRATNTYERVTGLRAEIANFFGLTAVQDAIRVEPAIAVSGYGEQRPIANNDDLGAKKINRRIDVRIVMYQPYDYRSLKLLRQHLDGSAGGGAHDEMD, from the coding sequence ATGACGTGGAGAGATAATCATCAGGATGGTGAGCATGAAGAGGAGTCGTTCTTTGTCTCTATGTCGGACATAATGGTGGGGCTTCTCTTTATTTTCATTATTCTTGTCGTATTTTTCGTGCTTCAAGTAAGAATCGAAGTGGAGAAGTTTGAAGATCTAACGGCTGAGTGTTCTGCCGATGAGGACGAGACAAGTGAGGGCGATGTCTTAGGCGCTTATCGAACTAAAGTGGGGAATCAAAGGACTGAAATTCTGGAAGGGTTAAAAAGCTTCTTTGCGAGAGAGGGTTTCACCGAGATTGAGATCGACACCTCGAACGGGGTTCTCAGATTTCCCGATGGAGTGTTATTCGGGAGTGGGCAGTACGAGTTTGAAGAGGGCACACGCACGGATGCTGCTGTGGTCACTTTGGCTAATGCTTTGGCTGAGGTCCTTCCATGCTCGGTTTTGTCTAAAAATGGCGTTCCGTTTAAAGCTCGCGACTTATGTGAGCATGAAGTAACAGAGTTTTCGAATTCGAATAACGCATTCGTAGAGGCAGTGTACATCGAAGGCCATACGGACAACGACGCTATTCTACCGGGTGGACTGAGAGGTGATGCAAATATCGACTCGAATCTCAAGCTTTCCGCTCGAAGAGCCACGAATACGTACGAGCGAGTGACGGGCCTTCGTGCAGAAATTGCGAACTTTTTCGGATTAACTGCAGTTCAAGATGCAATCCGTGTGGAGCCCGCTATCGCTGTGTCGGGCTATGGAGAGCAAAGGCCGATAGCAAATAACGATGATCTTGGCGCAAAAAAAATAAATCGCCGAATAGATGTAAGAATCGTGATGTATCAACCATATGATTATAGAAGTCTAAAATTACTCCGTCAGCATTTGGATGGCTCTGCGGGTGGCGGGGCGCATGATGAAATGGACTAA
- a CDS encoding EH signature domain-containing protein, whose amino-acid sequence MMKWTNASVTDFTSIVLPTISVCEDRARAMQSSDAALDNVRLDPDKIVSAIMSDSARLTSKELRALPYCIFESEFQHHNLSFARKILERLGEKPNFWRRLFRAWIFHYCPETDLGDFVSEQLKKHRQHLVPSQSQLIDLLGVCDGALSKKDLFEHLIEKNEAAVAYEIGLRDGIGTTKLAVAALNTLAYYVAERDNSDDQMERFIKLVSEGGKKVSKSLEVAVMIGVIRGGDKLALDSEMSKECREIIENNFPDPSIYKSKWPAVPNSFGGEKTRDACMQIARRWRVFQSINLFFQVIDETITEPGVQHQFPRRKAFWLDYFNRNVVSEAWILLGKKASEHMANLKKQGDAEIMNLTYGKLKGANRDQSVLLLKVGALTVMERSHDGACRVWKSTNSYAPKLHKVSYRNEELMSECEDRIIHDKTGRWTAKLHTIIRNKGGVRRRV is encoded by the coding sequence ATGATGAAATGGACTAACGCTTCTGTTACTGATTTCACTTCAATTGTCCTTCCCACTATCTCGGTTTGTGAGGACAGGGCAAGGGCTATGCAGTCATCAGATGCGGCGCTGGACAATGTTAGGCTTGATCCTGACAAAATAGTTTCGGCTATTATGAGCGATTCTGCCCGATTGACCTCGAAGGAACTTCGTGCGTTACCCTACTGTATCTTCGAATCGGAGTTTCAGCACCATAACCTTTCTTTTGCTCGGAAGATCCTGGAGCGTCTAGGTGAGAAACCAAACTTTTGGCGCCGGCTATTTAGGGCTTGGATTTTCCATTACTGCCCAGAGACGGATTTAGGTGATTTTGTCTCTGAGCAATTGAAAAAGCACCGACAACATCTTGTGCCTTCACAATCGCAGCTTATTGACCTGCTTGGGGTGTGCGACGGCGCGCTTTCGAAAAAAGACTTATTCGAGCACTTGATAGAAAAAAACGAGGCCGCTGTAGCATATGAGATAGGGCTTAGAGACGGAATTGGAACAACTAAATTAGCGGTAGCTGCACTCAACACGCTGGCCTATTACGTTGCAGAGCGCGATAACTCTGATGATCAAATGGAGCGATTTATCAAGCTGGTCTCGGAAGGGGGTAAGAAAGTTAGTAAAAGTTTGGAGGTTGCTGTCATGATCGGGGTCATTCGAGGCGGCGACAAGCTGGCACTTGATTCTGAAATGAGCAAAGAGTGTCGAGAAATCATCGAAAACAATTTCCCCGATCCATCTATCTACAAAAGCAAATGGCCAGCTGTGCCAAATTCATTTGGTGGAGAAAAAACCAGAGATGCGTGTATGCAGATAGCTCGTCGCTGGCGCGTTTTTCAATCAATAAATCTATTTTTTCAGGTGATTGACGAGACGATTACTGAGCCGGGGGTGCAGCACCAGTTCCCGCGAAGAAAGGCGTTTTGGTTAGACTATTTCAATCGGAACGTGGTTTCCGAGGCTTGGATTTTGCTCGGAAAAAAAGCGAGTGAACATATGGCCAACTTGAAGAAGCAGGGCGATGCTGAAATCATGAACCTCACCTACGGTAAGCTAAAAGGCGCGAACCGCGACCAGAGCGTTCTTCTTCTCAAAGTAGGTGCTCTGACGGTGATGGAACGGTCGCACGATGGTGCTTGTCGTGTCTGGAAATCTACCAACAGTTATGCGCCCAAGCTTCACAAAGTCAGCTATAGAAACGAGGAGCTAATGTCGGAGTGCGAGGATCGCATAATCCATGACAAAACGGGGCGCTGGACAGCCAAATTACACACAATTATTCGTAACAAGGGTGGTGTTAGGAGGCGGGTATGA